The following proteins are encoded in a genomic region of Xenopus laevis strain J_2021 chromosome 3L, Xenopus_laevis_v10.1, whole genome shotgun sequence:
- the LOC108710495 gene encoding olfactory receptor 11L1 translates to MTINNQTEITNILLLGFQNLHNLRSLLFIAILIIYIISITGNIVIISLISTHRQLHTPMYTFLGLLSSSEIISTTNIVPNMLVVIAADGSMLPFTACLSQFYIFSALTNTECFLLTVMSYDRYLAICHPLRYNSIMNFKLCLHLIIWSWVLGFIITLIILVNLVSTVKFCGPNTMNHFFCDLAPILNLSCSDTFIVEIQALLFSVPVIIMPFIFIIATYIFIAFTIMRITSTTGRKKTFSTCSSHLSTVCTYYGTLISVYLVPSKENSPNVKVVSLLYVIVTPLLNPIVYSFRNQDIRTALTKCIHKS, encoded by the coding sequence ATGACAATAAATAATCAAACTGAAATTACAAACATCCTTCTTCTAGGGTTTCAGAACCTTCACAACCTGAGAAGTTTGCTCTTCATTGCCatccttattatttatattatatccaTAACAGGAAACATTGTGATCATTTCATTGATATCAACTCATCGTCAATTACATACTCCAATGTACACTTTCCTTGGTCTCCTGTCTTCTTCTGAAATAATATCCACCACAAACATTGTTCCTAACATGCTCGTTGTCATAGCAGCTGATGGAAGCATGTTGCCTTTTACTGCATGTCTGAGCcagttttacattttctctgccTTAACCAACACTGAATGTTTTCTTCTTACTGTGATGTCCTATGACCGATACTTGGCCATCTGCCACCCACTGAGATACAATTCCATAATGAACTTTAAGCTCTGCCTGCACTTAATTATTTGGTCATGGGTCTTGggttttattataacattaatAATTCTGGTTAACTTAGTGAGTACAGTGAAGTTTTGTGGACCCAATACCATGAATCATTTCTTCTGTGACTTGGCTCCCATACTTAATCTTTCTTGCTCAGATACTTTCATTGTTGAAATACAAGCTTTGCTGTTCTCTGTTCCTGTCATCATCATgccttttattttcattattgccacctacatatttattgcatttacaaTCATGAGAATCACTTCCACTacaggcagaaaaaaaactttttccacaTGCAGCTCTCACCTGTCCACTGTCTGTACATATTATGGGACCTTGATTAGTGTTTATTTGGTTCCATCAAAGGAGAACTCACCAAATGTCAAAGTTGTctctcttttgtatgttattgtgACACCGTTGCTCAATCCTATCGTGTATAGCTTCAGAAATCAAGATATTAGGACTGCACTTACCAAATGTATCCATAAGAGCTAA